GTCTTTCAACTTTGCGAACATGTTTTCGATAAGGTGGCGCTTTTTATACAGGTGCCAGTTGTAAGATGGCTTTGATTTCCGGTTCTTCCTCGGTGGAATGCAGGCGGTAATGTTCCGTTCGACAAGAGATCGTCTGATCCGGTTGCTGTCATAACCCCGATCCCCGATGACCTCTTCTGTTCCTTCCGGCAGGTCCGCCAGAAGAATATCCACCCCTTTGAAGTCACTGACCTGTCCAGCAGTCAGATACAGGCGGACGGGCCGGCCCTGGCCATCACACACGGCATGCAGCTTTGAGTTCAGTCCGCCTTTTGTGCGTCCGATATGGCGGGGAAAAGCCCCTTTTTGAGCAGGGATGCCGCTGTCCTGTGTGCCTTGAGGTGTGTCGCATCGATCATCAGACGTTTTGATCGACCTGCCCGTTCACTCAATGCTGCAAAGATCCGGTCAAAAACACCAAGACGGCTCCAGCGGATGAACCGGTTGTATAAAGTCTTATGCGGACCATACGCTTCCGGCGCATCTTTCCACTGAAGGCCGTTGCGGATCACATAAACGATCCCGCTCAGAACCCGCCGGTCATCCACGCGCGGCACGCCGTGAGCCAGAGGAAAATACGGTGTAATCCTCCCCATCTGGCTTTCAGACAGCAAAAACACGTCACTCACAGGCTCATCCTCCACGATGATCTGTGAAGCATGGAACATCACTCAATTCAATAAATTAATAGGTCCTGAGCCTAGCACTACAGTTGCATTTTATGATGAGTTCTGACTCTATGGCTCACCATGATTCAGGATTTCATGAATGGCGGGGCGTCAGTTGAAGAGACGCTGGAACTGTGGGCATCCGGGCTTCGGGCAGCAAAGAAGCGGATTGTACCGCTGTTTACGCAGAAGCGTGTTGCGGCTTCTGCGTGTGCCTTCCTTGATGTCCTGATTGGTAACGAACCGCGCAAGACAGGATGGATGCGTGCGGAAGCAGCAGGAGATCCTGGTCCGTGGCGGCAACAGGCGCTTCTGGGTCGCGGGCAATGGGATGCCGATGTCCTTCGTGATGTCGTCAGGGACCATGTGGTCGAGCATCTGGGCACTGAAGAGGGCGTACTGGTCATTGACGAGACCGGTTTTCTGAAGAAAGGCCAGGCCTCCTGCGGCGTGGGGCGGCAGTATACGGGTTCCGCCGGCAAGATCACGAACTGCCAGATCGGTGTGTTTGGCGCTTATGTTTCGGAACGGGGGCATGCCTTTATCGACCGCGCCCTGTATCTTCCAAAAGACTGGACATCAAAGCCTGAGCGCATGAAGCGGGTTCACGTTCCTGATGACGTAGTGTTTGCGACCAAACCGGCACTGGCATCGAAGATGATCGAGCGGTGTCTGGATGCTGGTGTGCCTTTCCGTTGGGTTGCTGCGGACAGCGTTTACGGCGTGGGCGACGTGGAACGCACGCTTCGCCGGGCAGGAATCGGATATGTCCTTGGGGTCAAGGGCAATCACTGGTTCGGATCATGGGCAATGGAACCGCTGATTGCCGGAGAGGCGAAAGATATTGCAGCAGGACTGCCAGACCAGGCCTGGCGTCGTCTGTCAGCGGGGCACGGCACAAAAGGTGAGCGGCTGTATGACTGGGCGTATCTTCCGCTTGCTGACCTGGATGCTGAAGAATTTGACTGCCCTATAGCCGGACCATGGACACGTGGCCTGCTGATCCGCCGGAACATCGCTGACGGGGACCTTGCCTATTTTACGACCTGGTGCCCGAAAGGGACAACCACGCAGGAACTGGTGAACGTCGAAGGGACGCGCTGGAGAATTGAAGAAGGGTTCGAGACTGCAAAAAACGAATTCGGTCTCGATCATAACGAAACCCGCTCCTGGCATGGATGGCATCGGCATGTCTCCCTGGTCATGCTGGCCTATGCCGTCATGGCCAGTGTCCGTTACCAGGCAAACTCACTGAAACCGAAAAAAACACCGCACAGGACACGACAGTCCTCGTCCGCTGGTCCATCCAGGAAATCAGGCGCCTCGTCGTAAAACTCTCACAACGCAGGTTACCCGTCGCTCACATTCTCAGATGGTCCGTCTTTCGACGAACACATCAGGCCAGTGCCATCCGCGCGCACTCTCGCCATAAAATGCAACTGTAGTGCTAGGCACCGATAGACAGACGTGCGGCCAATTCCCAGTCGTCGGGCGATCTCGGTCGGGCTGATCCCCTCCTCATTCATGGTATGGATCTGGTCGCGGTCGATGGATGGCCTGCGCCCTGCAGGTAATCGAGTAGCTTCGCCGCCCCTGCCCCGTCTGAGAACGTCTGTTCGACTATCTGCCAGCCTATGAACTGCAAGTCCGGCACAATCGCCGTGGCAGGGGTTTCAGAGTTCTATCCCAAAGGGGCTTCAGGCGGATCAAGAGTAAAATCGAAAAAAGTTTTTTGTTTGATTCGATGCTCGTGGAAATATTATTTAGAAACCGTATATCTGTAATTTCCTGAAAAGAATTTCATATAATTGCCGTAATTCGTAACTTTTAGAAAATTTCTAGGTTTCGTGGACAAAGGTTGACAGTAACGTCCATGATTGATTCAAAGCTGCCTTTTGGAGGCGTTGTTGGGCGAGCGAATTGGGCTTTCGGACGAGGAATGGGCCATCATCGGGGCGCTGCTTCCGCCTGAGAGGGGTCGTGGCTGCCGTCCTGCGCAAGACAATCGTCTGTATTTCGAAGGCATGATGTGGATTGCCCGAACCGGATCGCAGTGGCGCCACCTGCCTGATGATTATGGCAAGTGGAACAGCGTGTTCCGACGCTACCGACGATGGGTGACGACAGGCGTGTTCGATGCGATGCTCGAAACCTTGGCTGAAATGGTCGAGCGGGATACCACTGCCGACATGATCGACAGCACGGTGGTCCGGGCACATCATTGTGCTATCGGTATAAAAAAGGGACACAGGAAACCGAGGCGCTTGGCCGATCGCGCGGTGGTTTCACCACCAAACTGCACGCCCGATGCGACGCCAGGGGACGCCCTCTCGGTTTTGTCCTGACGCCGGGACAGACCCACGATATTCAGGGTTTCGGCCCGCTGTTCCGCATGATCGCTGACAAGATCGAGGCGTTACTGGCAGACAAAGGTTACGATGCCGACCTCATTCGCGAGGAACTTGCCAAGGCCGAAATCGAAGCCGTCATCCCGAGCAAAAGCAACCGTCGCAATCCTGTACCTCATGATAAAACCAAATATCGCTGGCGCAATCTCGTCGAGCGCCTGTTCAACAAACTCAAGAACTGGCGACGCGTTGCCACCCGATATGACAAAACCAAGGAATCATATCTTGGCTTCGTCAGTCTCGTGTCAGCACTCCAGTGGATACCCTTTGTCCACGAAACCTAAGAGAGATAAATTATGTCAGACGATTTTCGGCAAAAGTTTAAAGCATTTTCAGAACGCATGGTTGGTCTTGCTCCGCGTTGCAGCAATGAAGAAGCTACCAAAATGTTCCTTGTTCTGCCATTTTTGCAGTTCTTGGGATATGACATCATGAACCCGGATGAAGTATGCCCGGAACATCATGCAGACTTTTCAGAAAAATACAAAAATAGAGTGGACTATGCTGTCCTTCGCGAGGGACAGCCGGTAATTGCAATCGAGTGCAAGGCGCTAGGCGCGCCGCTGAAAGATGACCGAGGACAGTTAAAGTCATATTTCAATGCAGCCCACACAGTAAAAATGGGTGTCATTACCGATGGTCTTGTGTATGAATTCTATGCAGACTCAGACGAACCAAACATGATGGATCCCAATGCTTTCCTTTCATTTGATTTAAGAGAAATCGCAAAAGGAAAAATCGAAGATTCTGTTGTTGATGGGTTAAAGAGCCTTCAGAAGTCCAACTTTGATCCCGAGAACATCGGAGCAGAAGCCAAACGCAAGCTGGTTTTCCAAAATCTCGTTCAGCAGATCGAGGATCTTGCAGCATCCCCCAGTGAGGCATTTGTACGCCTATTGCTGCAAAATATCGGTCTCAAGCACATTCGCGCCAAGGCGGTCGCCGAGTATACGGACCTGACAAAAAGCGCTTTTGCGGAATTCGTTAACCTTCGCATTCTCCAAAGACTAGACCTCCCTGTAAAGGATAAAGAGGCTGACAAGCCGGTCCTGGTTGCAGATGTCACGAAAGTAGAGGCCGATACCAAACCCGCAGATGGCATCATCACAACAGAAACCGAGCTGGAAGTTTATGAGTATGCCAAGCGGCGGCTTGCGTTCTTGGCGAACAATGACGAATTATTCGATGCCATAACCAACATTGAATATAAAGATTATAAAGGAAAGTTTGTAGTATTTTACAGAAAAGAGCGGGCTGGACGTCTGTTCGATTTTTATGAGGATAAGGGCGTCAAATATACGTTCGACTTCGGTGAAGAATTTGGCGGTGAGCTTGGATCAGATGAACTAGGCGGCATAGACGATCAGCTTCTCCACGTGTTTAAAGCCCGCGTTGAAGCCATGGGGGCAAAAGGGAAGCGATCCAAAGTAGAAGCGTGATCCAGCCGTAATCAAAAAGCGGTGGCGGAGCTGGGGTGCGGTTGAGTAAATCACGCTACCACCAGCACCGGAGCAACCCTATAAAGCCCTGATGTGCGAATACATCCAGACCGTCCTCCGGTTCTGCTCCGCCCTGCAAGTCGGCCATTACACCCCCCATCCGGTCAGGACAGCCTTCCGTGCCGTTACGGCGCAGGTATCATGTGTTCCAGAACGCGGGCCAGTATCCTTACCGCGGGATCGATTTCATGCTCCGGCGTACCGGCATATCCCAGCAGGAAACCATGCTGCCTGTCCGCCCCCCGGTAACATATGGACAGGGGCGCAACCCGCACGCCTGTGGCCGCAACGGCAGCCGTGGCAATACTGTCATCGAAGGCGGACGCCAGATCACCGACAGGCCGGGCGACCACGTGCATGCCGCCGGAATCCGGTACGACGGTCATGAGACCGGCAAGGTGGCGCTCTACAGCCTCCATCAGCCTTTGCTGTCGGCCGGCATAAAGCAGCCGCGTGCGGCGCAGGTGCGAGATCAGATGTCCTTCGGCAATGAAGCGCGCCAGCGCGCCCTGCCCCAGCAGCGGAGCAGGCGCGGAAATCCGTTGCATGACCGTCTGCGCCACCGGCACGAGAGTGGCTGGAAGAACGATGTAGCTCAGACGCAGGGCCGGAAAGAGCAGTTTGGAAAAACTGCCCAGATAGGCGACACGTCCCGCCCGGTCCAGGGCGCGCAGCGGGGCCAGGGGGCGACCGGTATAGCGATATTCGCCATCAAAATCGTCTTCGATGATCCAGCCGCCCGTCCGTTGCGCCCAGGCCAGCAGGGCCAGCCGGCGCTGCAGCCCCAGCACCGTACCGAACGGAAAGTGGTGGGATGGCGCGACAATCGCCAGCCGGGCATCCGGTGCTGCCGCCAGTGCCGCCGCGGGCGCGAAGCCTGATCCATCGACAGGAATCGCGACAGGCCGTACCGCGGCCGCAAGCAGGGCCTCTGCTATTCCGGGATAGCCCGGCTCCTCGATCCAGGCCTGATCCCCCGCTTCCAGCACGATACGGGCGAACAGCGATACACTCTGCCGGACACCGGACGTGATGACGACGGCATCCGGTTCACAGCTGAAACCACGCGCGGTCCCCAGATAGGATGCGATGGCCTGCCGCAGTTCCGGATGCCCGAAGGGGTGGCATGAACCGGCCATGTCCCAGACCGGCCTGCGCCAGTCGCGTTCAAGGAATTTTGCCCATAGGGGGAACGGAAATGACTCCCGGTCCGGTTGCCCGATCGGGAATGCCATAAGCTGCGCGCCGGACATCGGCGCCTCAAGGCCGGTTGCGGGCCTCAGGATTGCCTTTGTGCGCTCCGGCAGTATCGGGGGCCCCGGGTGCGTGGCGGGAGATGGCGCGTTCACCGCTGCGGGCGCAAGCATTTCATCAGGCAGGTCCCGCGCCACCGACAGGCCCGACGCCGCCCGGGCCACCAGGTACCCCTCCGCCACAAGCTGGTCGAGTGCCGCCAGCACGGTGCCCCTGGAACAGCCAAGTTCAGCCGCCATCAACCGCGAGGACGGCAGTCTTGCACCACAGGCAAGCCGCCCCTGCAGAATCGCGCCACGGATCTGCTCACGGATCTGCCCGTGCAGTGTATCCGGCCCGGTCGCATCCAGCGCAATGCCCAGCGGCACTGCCGCGCGCGTCCGTCTTCCCATGACTGGTCCACCCTGTTTTTCGCTATCTGGCACTTTTCTCTGGACCATTCCAGCATGATCCTCGGGATGCAACCACTTCCCGGAATCAGCAGCAATGACGACACAGACACCATCCGGCCAGGACGGAACGACCGACGCTTTCCCCATGACACCCGTCAACCGGGTCCGGCGCGCGCCCGCCCGTGGCCATTACGACAGGGCCACGATCCATGCCATACTGGATGCGGCCCTGCTGTGCCATATCGCCTACATCATTGATGGCCGGCCCTATTGCACGCCAACCAGCTTCTGGCGCGAGGGGGACCATCTGTACTGGCACGGTTCATCGGCCAGCAGGATGGTCCGCGCACAGGCGCAGGGCATCCCGCTATGCCTGACCGTGACCCATCTGGATGCACTGGTCATGGCGCGCTCGGGCTTTCATCACTCGGTCAATTACCGCTCCGCAATGATATTCGGGCAGGCACATATCGTTGAGGACCCGACGGAAAAACACGCGCTGATGGAGCGGTTGATCGACCGTATCTATCCCGGTCGCTCCAAGCTCATCCGTCCGCCGAACGCCGCCGAGTTCAAGGCGACCGCCATGATGCGCATGGAGATCGAGACAGCCTCCGCCAAGATACGGGACACCCATGTCGCCGATGACGAGGAGGATTACGCCACTGTTCCGGCTTGGTCGGCACTGTACCCGATTACCCAGGTACTGGGGGAAGCCTCTCCATGTCCCCGCCAGTCCCCTGACATGCGCTGCCCGCCAGAAATGGCTGATTTCCAGCCGGGCGCGCGACTTGATGTAGTCATGGGCCAGACCTATCGCCGTACCTTCGGGTCATGATCTGACCTGATTTATCCCTGACCATGTCCGGCGCGGCGCGTTGCGGGCAGCGGCATTCACCGGAAAACGGCCCTGCGTGTCATGACATGCCGCAGGACCTTGCCCGTCACGTGCCCGGACTGCCCTGCTGCCCGTTATCCGGCGCAGTCCCGTTTGAAAGGATCCTGAGCATCGCCTGCCGGCGGAGTTCATGATCGGCCCGTGTTTCAAACGAAACGGCCATGACCAGGGCCGTCACCCATCCGAGCAGGGTCCAGCCAAAGAAGACATTGACCGCCAGAATGCCCCCCTTCCCCGTTGAATCGCGCATGCAGGCAACACCGAAGGGCAGGAAGTACAGCCCAGCCCCGAACACCCCGACAAGAAGGACAACCCCGATACCGAACCCGAACAGACCCAGGCCCGGCCTGCCCGCGGGACTGACGGCAGCGGGCTGTGCGGGCGCGGGGGCCGCAGCCGCCACGGGCATCCCGCCAGCGGGAGAGGTGGCCGGGTCGGCAGGCAGCAGGGCCTGTGCATCCGCATCCGAAAGGAAACCACTGGTTTCAGGCCGCTGTGTTGCGCGCTGCCACGCCGTGATCGCGTCCCGTGTTGCTTCCCCATACACGCCATCGGCCACGGTGCCGGCAGGCAGATACCCCAGTTCGACCAGTTTCTGCTGCAGGGCGATGTGGATATCAAGCGGGCGGCGGGATTCCTCCAGCGCGGCCCCCTTCAACTGCTGGCGGTAGGCGTCTGCCAGCCGGTCCATGGCGGTGCCATAGCAGGCCGCGCCATTTTCGGGCACGCTCTGGTCGGTGGGACCGGGCACAGGCAGGCCACAGCCCTGATTGACGGCATTTTCATCCATGATGACCTGCTGCCGGAGCGCCTTCCACCCCTCCCTGCCCACCTGCTGGCGCAGGGCATAATACACCTGATCAAACAGCAGTTCGTGCCGCGCCGCTTCGCTGTCATGACAGAGCATGACGGCCACCCCATTATGTTCAGGCGGCGGAACACAGGAGAAATCCGGCCTGTAGCCCGAAACAGGTGCCGCGTCCTGTCCCGCTAGCAGGACCATGGGCACGGCACCGGCCTGCGCGGCCGTGATGTAGCCGTTCTTTTGCAGGAAAAAAGCCAGCCCCTGCGGGAATGGAACCGGCTTCAGTTCCGCAGGGGTGCACGCCCGCGGTTCTGCCTGCCGTATGTCACAGGCGGAAATTCCGAATGTATCATCCGGTGTGGGGTCGGCATGCGCCAGCATGTAGCGCCATCCCTGCCCGAATTCCCCGATATTTGCCATTGTCGCGACATAATAGGCCAGGAAACCGTTGGGTTCGGGCTGGTCTTCCTTCATCCAGTTTTTCTGCATGTCCGCCAGCTGTCGGACAAGAAACGGCCGGTATGCCGGATCACGGGTTACGGTTTCCAGCGTGCCGGCATGATAGCGCTGAAGGACGACCGGCGCGACAGAACCCGCATAGGACGCAAACGTGTAAAGAAAGGACTGGTCAGAGCCCAGGATTTCCGCCGTACCGTCATGTGCTGCATCCACGATGGTGGGCGGCCCATCCCCGTCATTCTGGCCGAGGGGCGTTTCACGCCATGTACCGTCTGGCATCTGCCCGAACAGGGAGGAAACCTCGCAGCAATGCGCCCCGCCGGTATAGGCGGACACCATCACCTGCGGCACGGACGAGGCCGCATCCAGCCGGTACAGCGCCATTTTCATATATCCGTATCCGCTGTCCTGCCCATAGGGTGACAGTACGAACGTATGCGCGGATGATTGTGGATGGGACAGGTCACGGACAACAAGCTGCGCCACGTCGCATGATGTCGCGGGCTGCGCATTCGCGTCCTGCCATGCCATGGCCATGTTGCACTGGTGGGAGGGCGTGACCCTTAATGTCGCTTCAATGCCCTCCGCGGTAATCCGTGCCTGTGTCCGCTCGCCCAGTTCGGCGTGGGCCAGCGGGGCAATATCCGGTACCGCGGCGGAGGCCGGAGCCGCCAGCCCCATCATGGCAACAAGCACGAAACCCGCGGCCATGATGCTCCCGCCTGTTATTTTCATTCCGTCCGGCTCCGCTGTGGTGACATGGGCATCATACATGATCCCGCATGATAGCCGGGGCAGGCCAGTCATGTAACGGACCGTTTTACGACGGATGCATTATTTTCCGGCCGGGCGCGCTAGTGAAAATCCGCCCTGAACCGTGTGACCGCGGCCTGCGCGCAGGCTTCATCCTTTTCCCCACCGGGTGCCCCGGACACACCAATGCCGCCCAGCACCGCATTGTCCCCCACCCGGCGCAGCGTGACACCACCGGGAACGAACAGGACTTCCGGAATGGTATTGAGCGCCCCGTTGGCCGGACCGGTTACCCTGGCGGCAATCAGTTCGCTGGTCGTGTTCATGTTGAACGCCAGACCATAGGCATACGCCGTATAGGCCTTGCGGTAGGATACGGAGAGCGATTGCAGCGGCACGCTGTCCCCCTTTATCACGGCCTGCTGCTGCCCTGTCGTATCAACCACGCTGGCGGTTACGGAATAGCCCTGCGCGGCACAGGCCCGTACCGCTTCCTCCGCCAGATGTGCCGCCGTGAGCCAGTCCAGCCTAGGTGTCACGATAACATGGCTCTCGGCCCGGGCGGTGGAGGCACCCCCCGCCATGCCCAGCATCACGATCACACACCCCACCCGTCGCCACCCTGTCATGATCCTGCTCCGTCATGGATATGGCGGTCATGATGCGGAACGGGCATTGCGCACCGCAACCATAAAAGCGGGCGTACCGTACACAGGATGGTGCGGCTTCATGCTTTTGTGGCCCGCCCCTGTCCCGGTCATCCCGGCCGGGGTGAACCCCCGTGGCCCCACGGGCGTTGTGCATCGGCCATACCCGTGCGGGTTATCCGCTGCTGCCCGCCGTGACAGAAATTTTCATTCCTTTTTCCACCACCCGTTGTGCAAAGTGGTGGACACCATGATATCAGCACAATACTCGCTACTTATCACATTAACAAAAATAAAACTTCACATATGCATTTTTTATATATAAATAATTTATTTTTAACATCGGAAAGGATGGATATTGTCGGACATTACAGCACTTGTTCTTGATGCTGCCCTCTTTGTTCTTTTTCCATGGGGGCTGTGGCGGCTGCTGCACCGGGCAATACCGATTGTCGTCCTGCCGATCCTGCTTGGCATCGTGCTGGCCGTGCTGCATGCGCCCGTACAACAGTTCGGCCTTCCTTCCGTTTATGGTGACAATATCGGCTGGCTGGCCGTGCTGGTGCTGGCCTTTACCGCCGGGTTGGAAATGTGGCAGCCGCCAGAGGTCCGCGATACCGCCCATACCATTCCCGCCCCGTCGCTGGGGCGGCTGCTGGGCGGCGCGCTGGTGGCACTGGGGGGGCCGTTCATGGTCGGGTCTGTCCTGGTCTATTTTTTCTTCCTGCCGCTGCATGGCTGGCAGCCGCCCCATGTCGGCCCGCTGATCGGGGCGATGGCCATCGGGCTGTGCATCGCGGTCAGCGCGCTGCCGGTCCTGATCGGCATCGTGCGTGAACTGCCCCCCTGCCAGCGTTCCATCGGCCAGATCGCACTCAAGCTTGCGGTAGTGGATGACGCGGCGCTGTGGATCGGCCTGGTCATGCTGCAGTTCGCCGCCCGCGGGCCGGCCGCCCTGCATGGCTGGACCGGGCTGGAAGGCGTGGCCGTGGCCCTGCTGGCCGCCCTTGCGTTCATTGGCAACTGGGCCACGCGCAACATGCCCCGGCCGCCGCTTGCCGTCATATGGCTGGCGGTGCCGGTCTATCTGGCCGCGGGCTCCTGGGCCAGCATGCAGTTGGGACTGCATGAACTGATCGGGGCCTATTTTGCCGGGGCACTCATGCCGCCGCGCTGGGTGGCGCGGCTGCCGGTGGAACAGGTGGGACGCTTTTCCCTGATCTGGCTGGCCCCCATGTTCTTTGGCCATAGCGGGCTGCACATCAATGGCGATGCGCTGACATGGCCCTCGGTCGTGGCGTCGCTCATGCTGGTAGTCATTTCCGTGCTGGCAAAAATGGGCTCGGTCTATGCCTTTCCGCCAGCACCGGGACTGACACGGCGGCAGGCGCTGGGCATCGGCACCCTGCTGCAGTGCAAGGGGCTGATGGAAATCGTGGCCGCCACCATCCTGCACGCACAGGGCATGCTGTCGGATTTCGCGTTCGCCTCCCTCATGGTGCTGGCCGTGATCTCCACCGCGCTGACCGGCCCGCTGTTCCGCCTGTTCGCCCCACGCGCGGACGCGTCGCGGCCTGCCTAATCGGGGGTGATGTCATCCAGCCGGTCAAGACGCCACAGGGTGGGGAACATCCGGATCCAGGCGGCCGTGATCAGCAGCGTGCCAACGCCCCCCAGCGCCACCGCCGCGACGGGGCCGATCAGGCTGGCTACCGTGCCACTCTCGAACTCACCCAACTGGTTGGATGAGCCGATGAACAGCATGTTGACCGCCGAGACACGCCCACGCATGCTGTCGGGCGTGCGCAACTGCACCAGCGCGCTGCGGACCACCACGCTCACCACATCCGCCGCCCCCAGCACCGCCAGCGCGATGATGGATACCGCCATGGAGCGCGACAGGGCGAATACCAGCGTCGCCACCCCGAATATCGCAACCGACAGGAACATCCGCCTGCCCGCCCGATGGTTGAGCGGCTTCCACACCAGCATGACAGAGCACAGCACCGCCCCGATGGCCGGTGCCGCCCGCAGAAGCCCCAGCCCCAGCGGCCCCGCGTGCAGGATGTCGCTGGCATAGACCGGCAGCATGGCGGTAGCCCCACCCAGCAGCACGGCAA
This portion of the Komagataeibacter sp. FNDCF1 genome encodes:
- a CDS encoding IS5 family transposase (programmed frameshift); amino-acid sequence: MSDVFLLSESQMGRITPYFPLAHGVPRVDDRRVLSGIVYVIRNGLQWKDAPEAYGPHKTLYNRFIRWSRLGVFDRIFAALSERAGRSKRLMIDATHLKAHRTAASLLKKGLFPRHIGRTKGGLNSKLHAVCDGQGRPVRLYLTAGQVSDFKGVDILLADLPEGTEEVIGDRGYDSNRIRRSLVERNITACIPPRKNRKSKPSYNWHLYKKRHLIENMFAKLKDWRRVATRYDRCAHTFMSAIHIAASFIFYLKE
- a CDS encoding IS701 family transposase is translated as MIQDFMNGGASVEETLELWASGLRAAKKRIVPLFTQKRVAASACAFLDVLIGNEPRKTGWMRAEAAGDPGPWRQQALLGRGQWDADVLRDVVRDHVVEHLGTEEGVLVIDETGFLKKGQASCGVGRQYTGSAGKITNCQIGVFGAYVSERGHAFIDRALYLPKDWTSKPERMKRVHVPDDVVFATKPALASKMIERCLDAGVPFRWVAADSVYGVGDVERTLRRAGIGYVLGVKGNHWFGSWAMEPLIAGEAKDIAAGLPDQAWRRLSAGHGTKGERLYDWAYLPLADLDAEEFDCPIAGPWTRGLLIRRNIADGDLAYFTTWCPKGTTTQELVNVEGTRWRIEEGFETAKNEFGLDHNETRSWHGWHRHVSLVMLAYAVMASVRYQANSLKPKKTPHRTRQSSSAGPSRKSGASS
- a CDS encoding type I restriction endonuclease, with amino-acid sequence MSDDFRQKFKAFSERMVGLAPRCSNEEATKMFLVLPFLQFLGYDIMNPDEVCPEHHADFSEKYKNRVDYAVLREGQPVIAIECKALGAPLKDDRGQLKSYFNAAHTVKMGVITDGLVYEFYADSDEPNMMDPNAFLSFDLREIAKGKIEDSVVDGLKSLQKSNFDPENIGAEAKRKLVFQNLVQQIEDLAASPSEAFVRLLLQNIGLKHIRAKAVAEYTDLTKSAFAEFVNLRILQRLDLPVKDKEADKPVLVADVTKVEADTKPADGIITTETELEVYEYAKRRLAFLANNDELFDAITNIEYKDYKGKFVVFYRKERAGRLFDFYEDKGVKYTFDFGEEFGGELGSDELGGIDDQLLHVFKARVEAMGAKGKRSKVEA
- a CDS encoding PLP-dependent aminotransferase family protein, yielding MGRRTRAAVPLGIALDATGPDTLHGQIREQIRGAILQGRLACGARLPSSRLMAAELGCSRGTVLAALDQLVAEGYLVARAASGLSVARDLPDEMLAPAAVNAPSPATHPGPPILPERTKAILRPATGLEAPMSGAQLMAFPIGQPDRESFPFPLWAKFLERDWRRPVWDMAGSCHPFGHPELRQAIASYLGTARGFSCEPDAVVITSGVRQSVSLFARIVLEAGDQAWIEEPGYPGIAEALLAAAVRPVAIPVDGSGFAPAAALAAAPDARLAIVAPSHHFPFGTVLGLQRRLALLAWAQRTGGWIIEDDFDGEYRYTGRPLAPLRALDRAGRVAYLGSFSKLLFPALRLSYIVLPATLVPVAQTVMQRISAPAPLLGQGALARFIAEGHLISHLRRTRLLYAGRQQRLMEAVERHLAGLMTVVPDSGGMHVVARPVGDLASAFDDSIATAAVAATGVRVAPLSICYRGADRQHGFLLGYAGTPEHEIDPAVRILARVLEHMIPAP
- a CDS encoding pyridoxamine 5'-phosphate oxidase family protein encodes the protein MTTQTPSGQDGTTDAFPMTPVNRVRRAPARGHYDRATIHAILDAALLCHIAYIIDGRPYCTPTSFWREGDHLYWHGSSASRMVRAQAQGIPLCLTVTHLDALVMARSGFHHSVNYRSAMIFGQAHIVEDPTEKHALMERLIDRIYPGRSKLIRPPNAAEFKATAMMRMEIETASAKIRDTHVADDEEDYATVPAWSALYPITQVLGEASPCPRQSPDMRCPPEMADFQPGARLDVVMGQTYRRTFGS
- a CDS encoding superinfection immunity protein, which gives rise to MKITGGSIMAAGFVLVAMMGLAAPASAAVPDIAPLAHAELGERTQARITAEGIEATLRVTPSHQCNMAMAWQDANAQPATSCDVAQLVVRDLSHPQSSAHTFVLSPYGQDSGYGYMKMALYRLDAASSVPQVMVSAYTGGAHCCEVSSLFGQMPDGTWRETPLGQNDGDGPPTIVDAAHDGTAEILGSDQSFLYTFASYAGSVAPVVLQRYHAGTLETVTRDPAYRPFLVRQLADMQKNWMKEDQPEPNGFLAYYVATMANIGEFGQGWRYMLAHADPTPDDTFGISACDIRQAEPRACTPAELKPVPFPQGLAFFLQKNGYITAAQAGAVPMVLLAGQDAAPVSGYRPDFSCVPPPEHNGVAVMLCHDSEAARHELLFDQVYYALRQQVGREGWKALRQQVIMDENAVNQGCGLPVPGPTDQSVPENGAACYGTAMDRLADAYRQQLKGAALEESRRPLDIHIALQQKLVELGYLPAGTVADGVYGEATRDAITAWQRATQRPETSGFLSDADAQALLPADPATSPAGGMPVAAAAPAPAQPAAVSPAGRPGLGLFGFGIGVVLLVGVFGAGLYFLPFGVACMRDSTGKGGILAVNVFFGWTLLGWVTALVMAVSFETRADHELRRQAMLRILSNGTAPDNGQQGSPGT
- a CDS encoding heme-binding protein, whose amino-acid sequence is MAGGASTARAESHVIVTPRLDWLTAAHLAEEAVRACAAQGYSVTASVVDTTGQQQAVIKGDSVPLQSLSVSYRKAYTAYAYGLAFNMNTTSELIAARVTGPANGALNTIPEVLFVPGGVTLRRVGDNAVLGGIGVSGAPGGEKDEACAQAAVTRFRADFH
- a CDS encoding cation:proton antiporter, encoding MSDITALVLDAALFVLFPWGLWRLLHRAIPIVVLPILLGIVLAVLHAPVQQFGLPSVYGDNIGWLAVLVLAFTAGLEMWQPPEVRDTAHTIPAPSLGRLLGGALVALGGPFMVGSVLVYFFFLPLHGWQPPHVGPLIGAMAIGLCIAVSALPVLIGIVRELPPCQRSIGQIALKLAVVDDAALWIGLVMLQFAARGPAALHGWTGLEGVAVALLAALAFIGNWATRNMPRPPLAVIWLAVPVYLAAGSWASMQLGLHELIGAYFAGALMPPRWVARLPVEQVGRFSLIWLAPMFFGHSGLHINGDALTWPSVVASLMLVVISVLAKMGSVYAFPPAPGLTRRQALGIGTLLQCKGLMEIVAATILHAQGMLSDFAFASLMVLAVISTALTGPLFRLFAPRADASRPA